GTGTAAACCACATTTTTGACGCGTTTGGCGAGGGAGTGCGCAATATCTCGACTTTTTCACACGATCGTCTTGATTGAACTGCGTTTTACGTTATGTCGCGGTGGTAAAACAGCGGGCCGGCAGTCGCGCGATGCTGCCGGCCCGGCGGGGTTATTGCAACCGCAGTTGCAACTGGTAACGGTAGCGCGGGGCGGTCAACAGGAAGTCCGGCGCGACGCTCGGGCTCCAGGAGTCGTCGCCGCCGATGCCCATGTGGAAGCCGTCGAGATTGAGCCAGGTGCCCGGCTCCGGCTGCAGCAGATGCTGGTGGGTGCAATCCATCAACTGTTGCAGGCTGTAGCGGCTGATGCCGAAATGGAAATCGCCCTCGATAAGCCAGTCGCCGTAGCGCAATTCCCGGGTGTGGCAGCGCAGGCCGTTTTCCGACGGGAAAATGTACGGCGTGTGCATCGCCTCCAGCGGTTGCTGCCAGCGGCCGTGCAGTGCGGCGAGGCGGCGGTCGGGGTAGTTTTCGTGCGGGCCAAGGCCCAGCCAGCTTACCTGTGGGTTGACCGCCGCCAGTTGGCCGCAGAGGCCGATGCGCGCCAGCGGCGGCAGGTGACGGGCAACATCTACCTCTACGCTGACCGTCAACACGCCTTGCGCGTCAATACGCCACTGTTTACGGCTGATGAACAGCGTCTGTTGCTGGTAATGACCGACGTGTTCGGTGGTGATCAGCACGCTGTCGCTGAGCGTGTCGGCGCGGATCTGCCGGCAGTCGGTCTGGTACTGGTACAGTCCGGCCAGCTTCCAGCGTTCCACCCAGGCGTTCGGGTCGATACGGTCCACTTCGCTGATGCCGATGTCGTTATCCAGCGGCGCGCGCGTCAGATTGTCCTGTAGCGGGCTTAACAGCTGCGGCTGCCCGTCGCGCCACCACTGCGTCAGCAGACCGCTGCGTCGGTCGAAGCTCCAGCGTTGCTGGTCGTGGATGATATCGAAATGGTCATCATCCCGAGTCAGGGTTGGACAGGCACCGTCGTCGCGGTGTGGCGCTGAATGCGCCAGCGGCATCGGCAACGGCCATTGATCCCAGGCGCAGCGGTGTTCGGCGGGCGACCAGTCGGTCGCGTGCGGCTGAACCACCTCCACCGTCAGCCACATATCGGCGTGGTGTTGCGGCGCAGGCAGTTGATCAAGCAGAGTGAGTGTCTGGCAGCCCTGCGGAGCGACAGTAAGCGGTACCACGCCCGACGCCAGTTGCACGTCATCCTGCATGATGCGCCAGCGCAGTTCCTCGTTATCGCTATGACGGAACAGGTATTCGCTAGTGACGGTCAGCGTAAGCGGGGCGCTTTCATGGCGGGTGAACTGGAAAAACTGCTGGGCGCGCTGGGCTTCATACAGCGCCGGGTGCGGCGTACGGTCGGGAAACACCAGACCGTTGAGGCAGAACTGACGATCGTTGGGTTTATCGCCGAAATCGCCGCCGTAGGCCCAGTGCGTTTTACCATCCTGCTCACGTAGCAGCGCCTGATCCACCCAGTCCCAGACAAAGCCGCCTTGCAGACGCGGATGCTGGCGAAACGCCTGCCAGTAACGGTCGAATCCGCCAAAGCTGTTGCCCATGGCGTGCGCGTATTCGCACAGGATCAGCGGCCGGTTTTCTCCCGGCAGACCGATCCATTTTTTTATCGACCACTTCGGTACCGCCGGGAACGGCTGGTCCTGATCCACCCGGGCGTACATCGGGCACAGAATATCGGTGGCGGGCGTGTTGGCGCCGCCGCCTTCGTATTGCACCGGCCGGCTTGGGTCCTGCTGTTTCACCCACTGGTAGAGCGCGCTGTGGGTTGGGCCGTAGCCGGACTCGTTGCCCAGCGACCAGATAATGATGCAGGGATGGTTGCGGTCGCGCTGTACCATGCGGGTAACCCGCTCGGCGTAAGCCGGCAGCCAGCGCGGGTCGTCGGACAGGCGGCTCATCGGCTGCATGCCGTGAGTTTCGATATTCGCTTCGTCTACTACATACAGACCGTAGTGGTCGCACAGCCGATACCACAACGGATGATTGGGGTAGTGGGAGCAGCGCACCGCGTTGAAGTTGTGCTGCTTCATTAACAGAATATCCTGCCGCATGGTCGCTTCGTCGATGGCCTGACCACGTTGCGGATGATGTTCATGGCGGTTGACGCCGCGAATCAGCAGTGGCTGACCATTGAGCAGCAGCAGGCCGTTACGGATAGCGACCTCGCGAAAGCCGACGTCATAGGCTTCCGCTTCCGCCAGCGTGCCGTCGGCGTGTTCCAGCGCCACCACCGCCCGGTACAGATTGGGCTCTTCCGCGCTCCACAGCGCAGGCCGCTCCACCTCTATTTGCAGGTTCACCCGGTCGTGATAGGCGCCGCGTTCGTCGATCGCCGGCGTGCCAAACGGCGCGCGGCGTTCACCCACCAGTTGCCCGTCGCGCCACAGTTGCACAGTCAGTTGCCACGCCTGCGCCTGATCTTCCGGCAGGTTGGCCTGCGCTGTTACGCACAGCGTGCCCTGGGTGTAGCTGTGGCGCAGCGGGGTGGTGAGTTGCACATCGCGCAGATGCACCGCCGGTTTGTGCAGCAGATAGACATCGCGGTAAATGCCGCTCATGCGCCACATGTCCTGATCTTCCAGATAGGTGCCGTCAGACCAGCGCAGCACCATCACCGCCAGCCGGTTTTCTCCCGGCTGCAGGTAGGGCGTCAGGTCGAACTCCGCCGGCAGCCGGCTGTCCTGGGAGTAGCCGACCCATTTGCCGTTGCACCACAGGTGAAAGGCGGAGTTGACGCCGTCGAACACGATGCGGGTCTGGCCCTGCGTCAGCCAGTCGGCGTTAACTGAAAATGTGAGCGAGTAACAACCGGTGGGATTGTCTTGCGGGACGAACGGCGGGTTGACCGGTATCGGGTATTTGATGTTGGTGTAAATCGGCGCGTCGTAACCCGCTAACTGCCAGTTGGACGGCACGGTAATAGCATCAGCGTCGGTCAGGTCCTGCGTCAGCCACTGTTCCGGTACCGCTTCCGGACGTGGGAAATAGCTGAAGGTCCATGCGCCGTTCAGCCGCTGAAGCCGATCGGAAGGCTGGTCGTCACGGGCTGCGTCGAGGCCGCGCCAGCTGGAAAACGGCGGGTGTGCGTCCAGCCGGCGAACATGGGGGCAAGCCGGATTTTCCCAGTCACGTCTGGCCAGAATATCCGCCAGCGAGATGTCGGATAGAGGAGCATAAGCGGAAGCAGTGGACATAAAGCAGGCTTTCCTTTATTGGCTGAAAGTGAATGGCTGAAAGCGCCTGACAGGCGGATGAACAGGATTTGTTATCCGCTCACAATTTACTGGCAGGATCGCGGCTTGCCGCGCGTGAGTAAAGCGCAAGGGCGCCGGAAAGTGGTGTCGATCACAAAACCGGCGTCAGGGGGAATGGGTTAGTGTTGTAATTGCCGCGCCAGCGTAATCAGCTGCTGCGCAACATCCTGCGGCGACAAGGTGGAGGGTTGCCAGGCGGCGGTGGTCTGACGGGGGATCAGCGTGGTTTTCAGCCGTAGCGGAGCGGGACTGTGCTTGTGCGGGGATTGCAGGCACTCCAGCAGCCGGTTGACGCTTTCCCGGCCCAGTTGCCGGAAGTCCTGACGGATGGTGGTCAGCGGCGGCTGGAAATAGGCGCTGTCGCGGGTGTCGTCAAAGCCGATCACCGAAATCTGTTCCGGCACGCGCAGGCCATACTCGTGGATAGCCCGCAGCACGCCCAATGCCATTTGATCGTTGGCAACGGCGATGGCGGTCGGGCGAACCGAATTCGCCAGCAGCAGATGTGCCTGCTGATAACCGGCGCTGGCGCTCCAGTCGCCTTCCGCCGTGGCGCAGGGTGTTAGCAGGTGGGCGGCCAGCGCCTGTTGCCAGCCTTCGTAACGCAGCCGGGCGGATACCGAGCTTTGTGGGCCGGCAAGCAATGCGATCCGGCGGTGGCCCAGCGCCACCAGGTGATCGATAGCCAGTCTGGTGCCCTGATGTGGGTCGAATATCACGCTCGGCAGGTCGGCGGTGGGGGCGGTGTCGAGAAACAGCGCCGGTGTGGCGGCGCACAACCGGTGGATTTGCTCCGCCGCTTCCTGTTCCAGCGGCACGTTGATTATTACGCCGTCTACCCGTTGCGCCAGCAGTTCATTAACGGCGCGCTGGACGTCGTTGCCATCGACGGAGCGTAGCATGGATATCACTACGTTGAATCCCAGTTCGCTGGCGGTGGTTTTAATGGCGGCGGCAATTTGGGAAGGGGCGTGCAGCGACAGGTCGATAGTCGCCAGACCGATGGTGGTGGCACTGCGGCGCGCCAGCTGCTGGGCCACCCGGTTGGGGATGTAGTGGAGCGCGGCCATCGCCTGCTCCACTTTTTCCCGGGTACGGTCCGAGACATGGGGTGCCTGATTCAGCACCCGGGAGACGGTCTGGTACGACACGCCGGCGTAAGCCGCCACGTCATTGAGCGTTACTGGTTTCGCTTTCATGATTCTCTGTTAATCAGCCCCTGTATTGTCACCTGGCGTTATCATAACAAAGGCTGGCGACAGCAACTGCGACTGACAGAGAAAAATTACGCCGCGACCGGCGGATGCGTGACCTGCTGGTAATACCAGGCGATGGTTTTTTTGATCAGCGCATCGGTGGCATCCAGATAGGCGTCCGGTTCGGCGACGGCTTCCGGTTCCAGAATCAGCGGCAGTTCGGTGCAACCCAAAATGATTTTCTCCACGCCCCGTTGCCGCAGCGAGGCGACCACCGGCAGCAACAGCGCCCGGGCCTGCGCAATGTCGCCCGCCTTGTAGGCGTAGATGCTGTTCATCACCGCGTCCTGCTGCTCGTCGGTCGGTAATGTACAGCGCACCTGCTGGCCAGCCAGCGCGTGCTGGTAAATTTCACCGCGTACGGTGGCGGTGGTAGCCAGAATGGCGACGTGACGAACGCGCTGTTCAGCCACTTGCTGACAGGTGGCGTCAATAATGCTGATCATTTCCAACTGGGTATGCCGCTTCAAGTCCTCAAACCAGTAATGCGCGGTGTTGCAGGGAATGATGATGCAGCTAGCGCCGGCGTTCTCCAGAATCTTCATGTACTCCACCATTTTCTGCAGCGGTGAGACGCTGTGATTGAGAATACACTGGGTGCGATCGGGAATATCCGGAATAGAAACCGCGATCATCGGAATATGTTCCTGATCTTTTCTGGCCGGAGTCTGCCGGATGAGTTTTTGCATGGCATCCACGGTCGCACCGGGTCCCATGCCGCCAAGAATGCCGACTACAGGATTCACGTTTTCCGCCTCATTGCTGGTGATGTGGGAGTGGAAAAATCATCTCACAGCGCTCGGAAATGTGAATTGCGAAATTCCCATCCTCTATGTATGTTTTGCATAACATTGCTAGCGTTATGCGTATAATGCGTTTTTCTGAAAGGTGTTCTTCAATGCTGAATAACATTGAAACCAAATGGTTATACGATTTCCTCGCTCTGGAGGAGCACCGTAGTTTTACACTGGCGGCCGAGACGCGCAACATTTCCCAGTCGTCATTCAGCCGACGGATCCGAGCGCTGGAAGAGGCGGTGGGGTTCGATATTTTCGACCGCGGCGCCCAGCCGTTGCAGTTGACCGAGCAGGGCAAGATTTTTCACGCCCATATCCGCAACACCCTCGACGATCTGGAATACCAGATTCACAAGCTGCATGGCGGCAGCCATTACAAGAACAAGATCACGATTGCGGCGGCGCATTCGCTGTCGGTGTTTGTGATGCCGGAGTTACTCAAAACCGTGCCGGATTTGCAGGAGAAGATTTTCTATGTCGAATCCATCGATGTGGATGATGCGGTACTTAATCTGAAGGAAGGGCGCAGCGATTTCATTTTCTCGTTTTACAACGAGGAACTGATGTCGGAACCGTTTCGTCATACCCGTATCATGGATTCTACCCTGTACCCGGTGTGCGCCTGCGATGCGGCCGGCAAGCCGTTGTTTGATATTCGCGCCGCCGGGCTGCCGCTGCTCAATTACACCGACACCAGCTACATGGGGCGTCAGGTCAACCGCTATCTTTCCACTTTGGCGCCCGATCGTTTTACCGTGAGTTTTGTCTCCTCAATGAGCGATTTGCTCAAACGGATGGCGAAGCAGGGCCACGGCATTGCCTGGCTGCCGGATTACTCCATCCGCGATGAGCTGGCGCACAAGGAACTGACCGTGTTGAAGCTGGAGCAGGCGGTGATGAAGATGCAGGTGTATTTGTACCGGTTGGATGCGCGGCTGAACGTGGCGTCGGAGTCATTCTGGCGGGCGATGACGACGCTGCGTTCGGCGCAATAAAAAACAGCGGCCGGGAGGGCCGCTGTCTGACTCATTCACTGTTTGACGAACTAACCGTCTGACTAATTAGCGTATTGTCGGGCGCGGTCAGGCGTCCTGTCTGGCTTGTTGCAGCGCCACTTCCGCCTCGGGCTCTTCCTCGTCGTCGGTGATGTCTTTTTCCAGACTGGCCACCACGGCGGTAGAAATACTGTTGCCGATAACGTTGGTTGCGGTGCGGCCCATATCCAGGAACTGGTCGATACCCAGAATCAGCAGGATACCGGCTTCCGGCAGGCTGAACATCGGCAGGGTGGCGGCCACTACCACCACGGAGGCGCGCGCGACGCCGGCCATGCCTTTACTGGTGATCATCAGCGTCAGCAGGATCAGGATCTGCTGGGTCAGGCTCAGGTCAATGTTGTACGCCTGCGCGATGAACAGGATAGCGAACGACTGGTACATCATGGAGCCGTCCAGGTTGAAGGAGTAACCCAGCGGCAGCACAAAGCTGGTGATCTTCTTCGGTACGCCGAAACGCGTGAGGGCATCCATGGTTTTCGGGTAGGCCGACTCGCTGCTGGCGGTGGCGAATGCCAGCATGGTGGGTTCGCGGATCAGACGGGCCAGCACCGCGATGGAACGGCCGAGGAATGCGTAGCCCACCAGGAACAGCACCGCCCACAGCAGCGCCAGACCGAGATAGAACTCGCCGATCAGCTTGCCGAAGTCATAGATCAGGCCCAGACCCTGAGTGGTGATGGCGGAAGCAATCGCTGCGAACACGGCGATCGGCGCCAGCGCCATCACGTAGTCGGTCACGCGGAACATCACTTTGGCCAGCTCTTCGATGGTGGACAGAATGAAGTTGGCCTGCTTGTTATGGTGCTTAACGTAAGCCAGCGCCGAGCCGAAGAACAGCGAGAACACCAGAATCTGCAGGATTTCGTTGTTGGCCATCGCTTCCACGATGCTTTTCGGGAAGATATGGCTGATGAAGTTTTTCAGCGTAAAACCATCGGTATTCAGACCGGTGGTGACATGGTTGACCGGAGCGACCAGATTCATGCCGACGCCCGGCTGGAAGAAGTTCGCCAGCATCATGCCGATCAACAGCGACAGGAAAGACGCGGTAACGAACCAGGTCATAGCTTTCAGGCCGACGCGGCCCACGGCAGAAGAGTTACCCATGCTGGCCAAACCGGAGACCAGAGTGGCGAACACCAGCGGCGCGATGATCATCTTGATCAGACGCAGGAAGATGTCGGTAACCATATTAAAGTACGACGCCACCTCTTTGGCACGGGCGCCGTCCAGATAGTTGTGGCATGCCCAGCCAATCAGAATACCGAGCACGATCGCCAGCATTATCTGTATTAATAACTTCTGCCTTTGCATATAAACCTCATGTTGATGAATGTATTCAGACAACACACAGTGTTATTGCAGCGTAGCGGTCAGCGATGTCGTGAGACATACGCAGGCCGATACCCTGATTTGTTTGTGGGGTGTTGTGTCTGCCGCGCGAAATACTACAACGAAATCGGATTTTTGCCCTTTTTTTCTGCTAATAAAATGAAATGCATCACTGAATGAGGTCAAAAATGCGTTATTTCCCTGCTGATTATGGGTAAAAACCAGACATATAGTAGGTATATATGTTTTTATAATTTCATATTTATCAATTGGTTGTGTGTTTCACGTGCTAAGGCGGCGGGCGATTTTTGTGTTAATCATAACATTTTCTTATATCTTAATCGGAGTCAGCAATAAAACAAATAATCGCTGCTGAACTATTTTTATCTGCACACGGTTTTATTATTGATTGATGACATGAGTAATTAATAAACAGTAATTACCCTTCTGTTCATGAAAATATAATCTGGCGTAATACCGGCAAGCTGGTATGCAATTGAATAAAAACAACAGTAATTTTAATGACCTGCTTTAATTGAATCGGACGGGAGCATTAATGTTATTTTTTTCTTTATAGATGTAATTTAAATGTTGCGTTTTGGTTTTTGTGTGAATAAAAATTAAGCAATTCCGCGTAATGGCTCAGCATCACGACAATATTTCCTGAGCCAGTATCGGTAATCGCTTCTGTATAAAATAAACTCAAAATAGTAAACGGTTCTTATTATTATCTGTCGCGGCAGGCGATAATTGTTCATCTGGTGACCGCTTGTCGCCGGCGTGCTCCGGTTTAGCACGATTCAGATCAAGCTATTGGTGAGGCGACGTGTCATTTCCTCAGGGAAGCTCTTACACTATTTCCCCACACTATCTATGGAAATTGGATTACGGTGGTTATGGCGACACGACTGACAGACTCTCCGTCCCGGTTGTCTATTCTGTGGCAGGATGCCTTGCTGAAAATTTCTCAGTCACTGTTGCAACAGCGCACCATTCACGACCTGCTGCGGGCGCTGGATGGCGTGTCGTTTTCGGTGGTGCGCTTTGGCCGCGTCAACCTGATCCTGCTTGATCCACTGCATAACCAGATGAATTTCTATCGCCACGACCGCGAATCTGGGCAGACCCAGTGCAGCGAGGAGGCGATTCTGCTGGCGAACGGCCCTGGCGGAGTGGTGTGGAGCACCCAGACCCCGCTGCATTGCGATCGGACGCACTTCCTGCGCGATTTTCCCCATCTGACTGACCAGCCGGCCTACGCTGGGCTGAGCGACTAT
The DNA window shown above is from Dickeya dadantii NCPPB 898 and carries:
- a CDS encoding LacI family DNA-binding transcriptional regulator is translated as MKAKPVTLNDVAAYAGVSYQTVSRVLNQAPHVSDRTREKVEQAMAALHYIPNRVAQQLARRSATTIGLATIDLSLHAPSQIAAAIKTTASELGFNVVISMLRSVDGNDVQRAVNELLAQRVDGVIINVPLEQEAAEQIHRLCAATPALFLDTAPTADLPSVIFDPHQGTRLAIDHLVALGHRRIALLAGPQSSVSARLRYEGWQQALAAHLLTPCATAEGDWSASAGYQQAHLLLANSVRPTAIAVANDQMALGVLRAIHEYGLRVPEQISVIGFDDTRDSAYFQPPLTTIRQDFRQLGRESVNRLLECLQSPHKHSPAPLRLKTTLIPRQTTAAWQPSTLSPQDVAQQLITLARQLQH
- a CDS encoding dicarboxylate/amino acid:cation symporter → MQRQKLLIQIMLAIVLGILIGWACHNYLDGARAKEVASYFNMVTDIFLRLIKMIIAPLVFATLVSGLASMGNSSAVGRVGLKAMTWFVTASFLSLLIGMMLANFFQPGVGMNLVAPVNHVTTGLNTDGFTLKNFISHIFPKSIVEAMANNEILQILVFSLFFGSALAYVKHHNKQANFILSTIEELAKVMFRVTDYVMALAPIAVFAAIASAITTQGLGLIYDFGKLIGEFYLGLALLWAVLFLVGYAFLGRSIAVLARLIREPTMLAFATASSESAYPKTMDALTRFGVPKKITSFVLPLGYSFNLDGSMMYQSFAILFIAQAYNIDLSLTQQILILLTLMITSKGMAGVARASVVVVAATLPMFSLPEAGILLILGIDQFLDMGRTATNVIGNSISTAVVASLEKDITDDEEEPEAEVALQQARQDA
- the hypT gene encoding hypochlorite stress DNA-binding transcriptional regulator HypT → MLNNIETKWLYDFLALEEHRSFTLAAETRNISQSSFSRRIRALEEAVGFDIFDRGAQPLQLTEQGKIFHAHIRNTLDDLEYQIHKLHGGSHYKNKITIAAAHSLSVFVMPELLKTVPDLQEKIFYVESIDVDDAVLNLKEGRSDFIFSFYNEELMSEPFRHTRIMDSTLYPVCACDAAGKPLFDIRAAGLPLLNYTDTSYMGRQVNRYLSTLAPDRFTVSFVSSMSDLLKRMAKQGHGIAWLPDYSIRDELAHKELTVLKLEQAVMKMQVYLYRLDARLNVASESFWRAMTTLRSAQ
- a CDS encoding beta-galactosidase is translated as MSTASAYAPLSDISLADILARRDWENPACPHVRRLDAHPPFSSWRGLDAARDDQPSDRLQRLNGAWTFSYFPRPEAVPEQWLTQDLTDADAITVPSNWQLAGYDAPIYTNIKYPIPVNPPFVPQDNPTGCYSLTFSVNADWLTQGQTRIVFDGVNSAFHLWCNGKWVGYSQDSRLPAEFDLTPYLQPGENRLAVMVLRWSDGTYLEDQDMWRMSGIYRDVYLLHKPAVHLRDVQLTTPLRHSYTQGTLCVTAQANLPEDQAQAWQLTVQLWRDGQLVGERRAPFGTPAIDERGAYHDRVNLQIEVERPALWSAEEPNLYRAVVALEHADGTLAEAEAYDVGFREVAIRNGLLLLNGQPLLIRGVNRHEHHPQRGQAIDEATMRQDILLMKQHNFNAVRCSHYPNHPLWYRLCDHYGLYVVDEANIETHGMQPMSRLSDDPRWLPAYAERVTRMVQRDRNHPCIIIWSLGNESGYGPTHSALYQWVKQQDPSRPVQYEGGGANTPATDILCPMYARVDQDQPFPAVPKWSIKKWIGLPGENRPLILCEYAHAMGNSFGGFDRYWQAFRQHPRLQGGFVWDWVDQALLREQDGKTHWAYGGDFGDKPNDRQFCLNGLVFPDRTPHPALYEAQRAQQFFQFTRHESAPLTLTVTSEYLFRHSDNEELRWRIMQDDVQLASGVVPLTVAPQGCQTLTLLDQLPAPQHHADMWLTVEVVQPHATDWSPAEHRCAWDQWPLPMPLAHSAPHRDDGACPTLTRDDDHFDIIHDQQRWSFDRRSGLLTQWWRDGQPQLLSPLQDNLTRAPLDNDIGISEVDRIDPNAWVERWKLAGLYQYQTDCRQIRADTLSDSVLITTEHVGHYQQQTLFISRKQWRIDAQGVLTVSVEVDVARHLPPLARIGLCGQLAAVNPQVSWLGLGPHENYPDRRLAALHGRWQQPLEAMHTPYIFPSENGLRCHTRELRYGDWLIEGDFHFGISRYSLQQLMDCTHQHLLQPEPGTWLNLDGFHMGIGGDDSWSPSVAPDFLLTAPRYRYQLQLRLQ
- a CDS encoding aspartate/glutamate racemase family protein — protein: MNPVVGILGGMGPGATVDAMQKLIRQTPARKDQEHIPMIAVSIPDIPDRTQCILNHSVSPLQKMVEYMKILENAGASCIIIPCNTAHYWFEDLKRHTQLEMISIIDATCQQVAEQRVRHVAILATTATVRGEIYQHALAGQQVRCTLPTDEQQDAVMNSIYAYKAGDIAQARALLLPVVASLRQRGVEKIILGCTELPLILEPEAVAEPDAYLDATDALIKKTIAWYYQQVTHPPVAA